The following proteins are co-located in the Longimicrobium terrae genome:
- a CDS encoding DoxX family protein, whose protein sequence is MSIFEPARAPWPERALAVTRIVMGLLFMAAGTTKFFGIPAPPQPMPPIPLMSQVGIGGLLELVGGLLIMLGLFTRPTAFILCGEMAVAYFQFHQPQAFFPTTNGGGPAVMFCFFFLLLTFAGAGSWSLDGLMARARRGRLPGAAPRAYG, encoded by the coding sequence ATGTCGATCTTTGAACCCGCGCGGGCACCCTGGCCGGAGCGCGCACTCGCCGTCACGCGCATCGTGATGGGGCTGCTGTTCATGGCGGCGGGAACCACCAAGTTCTTCGGGATTCCCGCACCGCCGCAGCCCATGCCGCCCATCCCGCTGATGTCTCAGGTCGGGATCGGCGGATTGCTGGAACTGGTGGGCGGGCTGCTGATCATGCTGGGCCTGTTCACGCGCCCCACGGCGTTCATCCTCTGCGGAGAGATGGCGGTGGCGTACTTTCAGTTCCACCAGCCGCAGGCCTTCTTTCCCACCACCAACGGCGGCGGGCCCGCGGTCATGTTCTGCTTCTTTTTCCTGTTGCTGACGTTCGCCGGGGCGGGAAGCTGGAGCCTGGACGGGTTGATGGCCCGCGCGCGCCGCGGCCGTCTGCCCGGCGCCGCTCCCCGCGCCTACGGCTGA
- a CDS encoding AAA family ATPase: MDDMLLPSFTVEGFRAIRHLTLPELGRVNLIVGTNNAGKSSLLEALELFCERANERFLAARILNLVSEHSGYEHPLSSIGVPAAEEPEIVLNALEGLFYGSFNEGRTRPIVLGRAGEPGVMKIVMPWNEPVGADGEYSGERPLALNPDSWVLAVQTEANRLELDLEYFSHMVPLAPLGRSDVVAVPSAGLSGRNISSMWDRVLVLGGEQQVEEHFRSLVPGLEKILLIGEGRSRSILCRVRGSARPIPLRSMGDGTIRMFGLTLAMVLAAGGALLVDEVENGFHRSVHHDVWNSIFVMAEQLNVQVFATTHSWEAVVGFQDAANRSPAKGMLYRLDRKDDGMIRAVRYSERDVAIAADQQIEVR, encoded by the coding sequence ATGGACGACATGCTCCTGCCCAGCTTCACGGTTGAAGGCTTCCGGGCCATTCGCCACCTCACTCTCCCGGAACTCGGCAGGGTGAACCTCATTGTGGGCACCAACAACGCAGGCAAGTCGTCGCTGCTGGAGGCACTGGAACTCTTCTGCGAGCGCGCGAACGAAAGGTTTCTGGCGGCCAGGATCCTCAACCTCGTCAGCGAACACTCCGGGTACGAGCACCCGCTTTCCTCGATCGGAGTTCCCGCAGCCGAAGAGCCTGAGATCGTCCTCAATGCTCTGGAAGGTCTGTTCTACGGCAGCTTCAACGAGGGAAGAACCCGTCCCATCGTCCTGGGTCGTGCTGGCGAACCCGGCGTAATGAAGATCGTCATGCCGTGGAACGAGCCGGTCGGGGCGGATGGCGAGTACAGCGGTGAGCGGCCGCTGGCCCTCAACCCGGACTCGTGGGTGCTGGCGGTTCAGACCGAGGCGAACCGTCTGGAACTCGACCTTGAGTACTTCTCCCATATGGTTCCGCTGGCGCCACTCGGCCGAAGCGACGTTGTCGCCGTGCCTTCCGCCGGATTGTCGGGCCGGAACATCAGCAGCATGTGGGACAGGGTTCTCGTCCTCGGCGGCGAGCAGCAGGTGGAGGAGCACTTCCGCTCGCTCGTTCCCGGGCTCGAAAAGATTCTGCTCATCGGCGAGGGGCGGTCACGGTCGATCCTCTGCCGGGTGCGGGGCTCGGCGCGTCCAATTCCGCTCAGGAGCATGGGCGACGGAACCATTCGCATGTTCGGGCTCACCCTGGCCATGGTTCTGGCCGCCGGAGGCGCGCTGCTGGTGGATGAAGTGGAAAACGGGTTCCATCGCAGTGTTCATCATGACGTATGGAATTCCATCTTCGTGATGGCCGAACAGCTGAATGTTCAGGTTTTCGCCACCACCCACAGCTGGGAAGCGGTCGTGGGCTTCCAGGACGCGGCCAATCGCAGTCCCGCGAAGGGCATGCTCTACCGCCTGGACCGCAAGGACGACGGGATGATCCGGGCCGTGCGGTACTCTGAGCGAGACGTCGCGATCGCCGCTGACCAGCAGATCGAAGTCCGGTGA
- a CDS encoding winged helix-turn-helix transcriptional regulator, whose amino-acid sequence MRSTHEKVGYLPARKHDELTPATAAEGVEQALRVLEGRWKLVILFHLFGGRVLRFSELERAIPAVSQKMLIQQLRQLEADGIVRRVVHHQVPPKVEYGLTDWGQALCPALDALLQWAGHRPAPQLVAEAPAEAPG is encoded by the coding sequence ATGAGAAGTACGCACGAAAAAGTGGGGTACTTACCCGCGCGTAAGCACGATGAGCTGACGCCCGCGACCGCCGCGGAGGGCGTGGAGCAGGCGCTCCGCGTTCTGGAAGGGCGGTGGAAGCTGGTGATTCTGTTCCACCTGTTCGGGGGCCGGGTGCTGCGCTTCTCTGAGCTGGAGCGCGCCATTCCCGCCGTCTCGCAGAAGATGCTCATCCAGCAGCTTCGGCAGCTGGAGGCGGATGGCATCGTCCGGCGCGTGGTGCATCACCAGGTGCCGCCCAAGGTGGAGTACGGCCTGACCGACTGGGGGCAGGCGCTCTGCCCCGCCCTGGACGCGCTGCTGCAATGGGCCGGGCACCGTCCCGCCCCCCAGCTGGTCGCCGAAGCACCGGCGGAAGCGCCGGGATGA
- a CDS encoding ArsR/SmtB family transcription factor translates to MQSTPDPLSVTFAALADPTRRAILSRLSRGEATVTELAAPFDMSLPGISKHLKVLEKAGLIERGREAQWRPCRLQAAPLREVDEWVEQYRRFWEERLDRLGDYLRELQREKRADDDNRG, encoded by the coding sequence ATGCAGTCAACGCCCGATCCTCTCAGCGTCACCTTTGCCGCCCTCGCCGATCCCACCCGGCGGGCGATCCTGTCGCGCCTGTCACGCGGGGAGGCCACGGTCACGGAACTGGCAGCGCCCTTCGACATGAGCCTGCCGGGGATCTCCAAGCATCTCAAGGTGCTGGAAAAGGCGGGGCTGATCGAGCGCGGGCGCGAGGCGCAGTGGCGGCCCTGCCGGCTGCAGGCGGCCCCGCTGCGCGAGGTGGACGAGTGGGTGGAGCAGTACCGCCGGTTCTGGGAAGAACGCCTGGACCGGCTGGGGGATTACCTTCGCGAACTCCAGAGGGAGAAGAGGGCCGATGATGACAACCGTGGCTGA
- a CDS encoding acyl-CoA mutase large subunit family protein: MSDPVAATNLGEDSGSTGPANEGKRSWTERLVSPALGRHPERRQSFTSTSGVDIDRLYTPEDAAGQDYARDLGYPGEFPFTRGIQPTMYRGRFWTMRQYAGFGTAEETNTRFKLLLEAGQTGLSTAFDLPTQMGFDSDHSMAMGEVGRVGVAIDSVDDMRTLLDGIPLDRVSTSMTINATASILLAFYIAVADERGIDRKSLSGTIQNDILKEYIARGTYVFPVEPSLRMITDIFAFCHAEVPRWNTISISGYHIREAGATAAQEIAFTFANAMEYVARALDAGLPIDKFAPRLSFFFASHNDLFEEVAKFRAARRLYARLMRERFGAGDEAAKLRFHTQTGGVTLQAQQPLNNVVRVTVQAMAAALGGTQSLHTNGYDEALSLPTAAAATLALRTQQVLAYESGIGDTVDPLAGSYYVESLTDALEEKARGYLDRIEEIGGAAEAIAYMQEEIHRAAYEFQIAVENGDKTIVGVNKFKGQEEKLDLGQPDFSALEQSQRTKLAGIKAGRDDAEVRARLEAVRAAARGTENLMPRIVDAAKAMVTLGEISDALRAEWGVYRPV, encoded by the coding sequence ATGAGCGATCCCGTGGCGGCCACCAACCTGGGCGAAGACTCCGGCAGCACCGGCCCGGCGAACGAAGGCAAGCGCTCGTGGACGGAGCGGCTGGTGTCGCCCGCGCTGGGCAGGCACCCGGAGCGCCGCCAGAGCTTCACCTCCACCAGCGGCGTGGACATCGACCGGCTCTACACGCCAGAAGACGCGGCGGGGCAGGACTACGCGCGCGACCTGGGCTATCCCGGCGAGTTCCCCTTCACGCGCGGCATTCAGCCCACCATGTACCGCGGGCGCTTCTGGACCATGCGCCAGTACGCCGGCTTCGGTACGGCGGAAGAAACCAACACGCGCTTCAAGCTGCTGCTGGAGGCCGGGCAGACGGGCCTTTCCACCGCGTTCGACCTGCCCACGCAGATGGGGTTCGATTCGGACCATTCCATGGCGATGGGCGAAGTCGGCCGTGTGGGCGTGGCCATCGACAGCGTGGACGACATGCGCACGCTGCTGGACGGCATTCCGCTGGACCGCGTCAGCACGTCCATGACCATCAACGCCACGGCCAGCATTCTCCTGGCCTTCTACATCGCGGTCGCGGACGAGCGGGGAATCGACCGCAAGTCGCTGTCGGGGACGATCCAGAACGACATCCTCAAGGAGTACATCGCCCGCGGCACGTACGTCTTTCCGGTGGAGCCGTCGCTGCGGATGATCACCGACATCTTCGCGTTCTGCCACGCCGAAGTGCCCCGGTGGAATACCATTTCCATCAGCGGCTACCACATCCGTGAGGCGGGCGCCACGGCCGCGCAGGAGATCGCCTTCACCTTCGCCAACGCCATGGAGTACGTGGCGCGCGCGCTGGACGCGGGGCTGCCGATCGACAAGTTCGCGCCGCGGCTCTCGTTCTTCTTTGCCTCGCACAACGACCTGTTCGAGGAAGTGGCCAAGTTCCGCGCGGCGCGGCGCCTGTACGCGCGGCTCATGCGCGAGCGCTTCGGCGCGGGCGACGAAGCGGCCAAGCTGCGCTTTCACACGCAGACCGGCGGCGTGACGCTGCAGGCCCAGCAGCCGCTGAACAACGTGGTGCGCGTGACGGTGCAGGCCATGGCGGCGGCGCTGGGCGGCACGCAGTCGCTGCACACCAACGGGTATGACGAGGCGCTCTCGCTCCCCACGGCGGCCGCGGCCACACTGGCGCTGCGCACGCAGCAGGTGCTGGCGTACGAGTCCGGCATCGGCGACACGGTGGACCCGCTGGCCGGCTCGTACTACGTGGAAAGCCTGACGGACGCGCTGGAGGAAAAGGCCCGCGGCTACCTGGACCGCATCGAGGAAATCGGCGGCGCGGCGGAGGCGATCGCGTACATGCAGGAGGAGATTCACCGCGCGGCGTACGAGTTCCAGATCGCGGTGGAGAACGGCGACAAGACCATCGTGGGCGTCAACAAGTTCAAGGGGCAGGAGGAAAAGCTGGACCTGGGCCAGCCGGACTTCAGCGCGCTGGAGCAGTCGCAGCGCACCAAGCTGGCCGGCATCAAGGCCGGCCGCGACGACGCCGAGGTACGCGCCCGGCTGGAGGCCGTGCGCGCCGCCGCCCGCGGCACCGAGAACCTGATGCCCCGCATCGTGGACGCAGCCAAGGCGATGGTGACCCTGGGCGAAATCAGCGACGCCCTCCGCGCCGAGTGGGGCGTGTACCGGCCGGTATAA
- a CDS encoding MATE family efflux transporter produces the protein MTETATPAQSAAPESDPPAAPARAGRYDRSLIEGPLRATVWKLAWPTMLTNVIAGLQGIVDHVLVGHLVGFAGNAGIGVALQIFLVVIVFISCLFSGMSVLVARFVGANDEERVNRVVYQAFLTAIGIALGVMAPVGYFIAPVLLDMVNAAPAVQAQALPFLRIMFLFSSGMLIYFMLSGALRSAGDARTPMVLGVAMTVLNLVLNIILIRGLGPVPAYGTTGAAIGTSMASGLVALYGLWKLWHGGWVVQFPRGQGWAPDWGIIRSLFRFGLPTGIQGIAMNIGGVLMLSFIGSLQQSAAAQAAFTVAYSQLFSLITWTSVGLMSAAAAVAGQNLGAGNPQRAADAVRVAARIGLGGAAVIGVLFLAIPRPLLAIFGLNDPVVADIGTQLLRVLSVSGLFITVALTYTGGLQGTGDTRSPLYISIISQVILPLGICFTLDAMGTLQPIHIWIAILCGHVTRCLLSVVRFNQGKWRGIAVEMVPSRG, from the coding sequence TTGACCGAAACCGCCACTCCCGCGCAGTCCGCCGCCCCCGAGAGCGACCCGCCCGCCGCGCCGGCGCGCGCGGGCCGCTACGACCGCTCGCTCATTGAAGGCCCGCTCCGCGCCACGGTGTGGAAGCTCGCGTGGCCCACCATGCTCACCAACGTCATCGCCGGGCTGCAGGGCATCGTGGACCACGTGCTGGTGGGCCACCTGGTCGGATTCGCGGGGAACGCGGGGATCGGCGTGGCGCTGCAGATCTTTCTGGTGGTCATCGTCTTCATCAGCTGCCTGTTCAGCGGAATGAGCGTGCTGGTCGCGCGCTTCGTGGGCGCCAACGACGAGGAGCGGGTGAACCGCGTCGTGTACCAGGCGTTCCTTACCGCCATCGGGATCGCGCTGGGGGTGATGGCGCCGGTGGGCTACTTCATCGCCCCCGTGCTGCTGGACATGGTGAACGCCGCGCCCGCCGTGCAGGCCCAGGCGCTTCCGTTTCTGCGCATCATGTTTCTGTTCAGCAGCGGCATGCTCATCTACTTCATGCTGAGCGGCGCGCTGCGGTCCGCCGGGGACGCGCGCACGCCCATGGTGCTGGGCGTGGCCATGACGGTGCTGAACCTGGTGCTGAACATCATCCTGATCCGCGGGCTGGGGCCGGTGCCGGCGTACGGAACGACGGGCGCGGCCATCGGCACGTCCATGGCGTCCGGCCTGGTGGCGCTGTACGGGCTGTGGAAGCTGTGGCACGGCGGCTGGGTGGTGCAGTTTCCCCGCGGGCAGGGGTGGGCGCCGGACTGGGGAATCATCCGCTCGCTGTTCCGCTTCGGCCTGCCCACGGGGATTCAGGGGATCGCGATGAACATCGGCGGCGTGCTGATGCTGTCGTTCATCGGGTCGCTGCAGCAGAGCGCGGCGGCGCAGGCGGCGTTTACGGTGGCGTACTCGCAGCTGTTTTCGCTCATCACCTGGACCTCGGTGGGATTGATGAGCGCCGCGGCGGCCGTGGCGGGGCAGAACCTGGGTGCCGGCAATCCGCAGCGCGCGGCGGACGCGGTGCGGGTGGCGGCGCGCATCGGGCTGGGGGGCGCGGCGGTGATCGGGGTGCTGTTCCTGGCCATCCCCCGCCCTCTTCTCGCCATCTTCGGGCTGAACGATCCGGTCGTGGCGGACATCGGCACGCAACTGTTGCGGGTGCTGAGCGTGTCGGGGCTCTTCATCACCGTGGCGCTCACGTACACCGGCGGGCTGCAGGGGACGGGCGACACGCGCAGCCCGCTGTACATCTCCATCATCTCGCAGGTGATTCTGCCGCTGGGGATCTGCTTTACGCTGGACGCGATGGGAACGCTGCAGCCCATCCACATCTGGATCGCCATTCTGTGCGGCCACGTGACGCGCTGCCTGCTGAGCGTGGTGCGGTTCAACCAGGGCAAGTGGAGGGGGATCGCGGTGGAAATGGTGCCAAGCCGGGGATAG
- a CDS encoding nuclear transport factor 2 family protein encodes MAIVLSEPIAAYFAASNAGDADAVAACFADDALVHDEGRDMRGPGAIRDWTAAAVSRYQPVAEPLQSEDRDGATVVTARVSGTFPGSPADLRYAFVLRGGQIASLRIGG; translated from the coding sequence ATGGCAATCGTACTTTCCGAGCCCATCGCGGCGTACTTCGCCGCCAGCAACGCCGGCGACGCGGACGCGGTGGCGGCCTGCTTCGCGGACGACGCGCTCGTGCACGACGAAGGTCGCGACATGCGGGGCCCCGGCGCAATCCGTGATTGGACCGCGGCGGCGGTGAGCCGGTACCAGCCCGTGGCGGAACCGCTCCAGAGCGAAGACCGGGACGGCGCGACGGTGGTGACGGCGCGCGTGTCGGGAACGTTTCCCGGCAGTCCTGCGGATCTGCGCTACGCGTTCGTGCTGCGCGGCGGACAGATCGCCTCGCTGCGGATCGGCGGGTGA
- a CDS encoding DUF3226 domain-containing protein: MNAPIAPARLLWVEGKDDAALVNSLCLSHKLPRSAFLVRENGGVDALLSGLPVALNAPDLLCFGIVVDANGDPAARWAVIRSVLLHSGYADVPVSIASGGLILARAADLPRFGLWIMPDNGSAGMLEDFAAAMIPSSDVLLPHALHVVDGLPERRFSPAHRAKAVMHTWLAWQAGPGSPMGQAIGKGALDANAPAAREFVDWVRRLMLDDEGDGR; encoded by the coding sequence GTGAACGCGCCGATCGCGCCGGCCCGCCTGCTGTGGGTGGAAGGCAAAGACGATGCGGCCCTTGTAAACAGCCTGTGCCTCTCGCACAAGCTGCCCAGGTCCGCCTTCCTCGTGCGTGAAAACGGCGGGGTGGACGCGCTTCTGTCGGGTCTGCCGGTCGCGTTGAACGCGCCTGACCTCCTGTGCTTCGGAATCGTCGTTGACGCCAACGGGGATCCGGCCGCGCGCTGGGCGGTGATCAGGAGCGTGCTCCTGCATTCAGGCTACGCGGACGTTCCAGTCTCGATTGCGAGTGGGGGATTGATTCTGGCTCGCGCGGCGGATCTGCCACGGTTCGGGTTGTGGATCATGCCCGACAATGGCTCTGCGGGGATGCTCGAGGATTTCGCGGCGGCGATGATTCCGTCCTCGGACGTGCTGCTGCCGCACGCGCTCCACGTCGTGGACGGCCTTCCCGAGCGGCGCTTTTCTCCCGCGCACCGGGCCAAGGCTGTCATGCACACCTGGCTGGCGTGGCAGGCCGGCCCGGGTTCACCCATGGGCCAGGCGATCGGCAAGGGCGCCTTGGACGCGAACGCGCCCGCCGCTCGCGAATTCGTGGACTGGGTGCGGCGGCTGATGCTGGATGATGAGGGGGACGGCCGATGA
- a CDS encoding SRPBCC family protein, with product MTEFMDDGTDTAGREVVLERVFDEPRELVFDAWTDPRHMAHWWGPRGFTTTTREMDVRPGGRWRFVMHAPDGTDYDNLIVYLEVVRPERLVYDHADADGDNEVAPAFRVTARFHEHERGTRLTFRLLFPTAEVRRAMMDERASEGGKQTLERLAEYVATLNAGAADVDL from the coding sequence ATGACGGAATTCATGGACGACGGGACGGATACGGCGGGCCGGGAGGTGGTGCTGGAACGCGTCTTCGATGAGCCGCGCGAACTGGTGTTCGACGCGTGGACGGATCCGCGGCACATGGCCCACTGGTGGGGGCCGCGCGGCTTCACCACGACCACGCGGGAGATGGACGTGCGCCCGGGCGGCCGGTGGCGGTTCGTGATGCACGCGCCGGACGGGACCGATTACGACAACCTGATCGTCTACCTCGAGGTCGTGCGCCCCGAACGCCTGGTGTACGACCACGCCGACGCGGACGGCGACAACGAGGTGGCGCCCGCCTTTCGCGTCACCGCCCGGTTCCATGAGCACGAGCGAGGCACCCGGCTCACCTTCCGCCTGCTCTTCCCCACGGCCGAGGTACGGCGGGCCATGATGGACGAGCGCGCATCGGAAGGCGGAAAGCAGACCCTGGAGCGGCTCGCCGAGTACGTGGCCACCCTCAACGCGGGAGCCGCCGATGTCGATCTTTGA
- a CDS encoding oxidoreductase, with protein MAESLSADPREFHGRRVLVTGGTQGMGEAIVRRLARGGALVATTARSPLPPGQSPALFIRADVGTAEGVARVADEVMARFGGVDIIVNNVGGSGARGGGVLALSDEDWQQTLDVNLMAAVRMDRAFLPGMLERGTGAIIHISSIQRRLPLFEATLAYAAAKAALTTYSKGLANEVGPRGIRVNTVAPGYIETSASAALVERLAGAEGITQAAARQGLMDSLGGIPLGRPGLPDEVAELVAFLASDRAASIHGAEYVIDGGTIPTV; from the coding sequence GTGGCGGAATCCTTGAGCGCGGACCCGCGCGAGTTTCATGGCCGGCGCGTGCTGGTCACGGGGGGAACGCAGGGCATGGGCGAGGCCATCGTGCGGCGGCTGGCGCGTGGCGGTGCATTGGTCGCCACCACGGCCCGTTCGCCGCTGCCGCCGGGGCAGTCGCCGGCGCTGTTCATCCGCGCGGACGTGGGGACGGCGGAAGGTGTGGCGCGGGTGGCGGATGAGGTGATGGCGCGGTTCGGCGGGGTGGACATCATCGTGAACAACGTGGGCGGGTCCGGCGCGCGTGGCGGCGGCGTGCTCGCGCTGTCGGACGAGGATTGGCAGCAGACGCTGGACGTGAACCTGATGGCCGCCGTGCGCATGGACCGCGCGTTTCTGCCCGGGATGCTGGAGCGCGGCACCGGCGCCATCATCCACATCTCGTCCATCCAGCGGCGGCTTCCGCTGTTCGAGGCGACGCTCGCGTATGCGGCGGCAAAGGCGGCGCTCACCACCTACAGCAAGGGGCTGGCGAACGAGGTGGGCCCGCGCGGAATCCGCGTGAACACGGTCGCTCCGGGCTACATCGAGACCTCCGCCTCGGCCGCGCTGGTAGAACGCTTGGCGGGTGCGGAGGGGATCACGCAGGCCGCGGCGCGCCAGGGATTGATGGATTCGCTCGGCGGCATTCCCCTCGGCCGGCCCGGGCTTCCGGACGAAGTGGCGGAACTGGTCGCGTTTCTGGCGTCGGACCGCGCGGCCTCCATCCACGGCGCCGAGTACGTCATCGACGGCGGAACGATCCCCACCGTCTGA
- a CDS encoding SRPBCC domain-containing protein: MMTTVADSGPMQSPGSDREVVATRVFQAPRELVWEACTRPEHVRRWYGPASMPMTSCEIDARVGGRFRYVFPAPQGEIAFSGEYLELQRPSRIVNTWLFEPMPGTDTVETATLEEEDGTTILTIRAAFQRPEHLRGWAGSGGYPGMAEAHERLRTLVHELAAARPG; encoded by the coding sequence ATGATGACAACCGTGGCTGATTCCGGACCGATGCAGTCCCCCGGCAGCGACCGCGAGGTCGTGGCCACGCGCGTCTTTCAGGCGCCGCGCGAACTCGTCTGGGAAGCCTGCACCCGCCCCGAGCACGTGCGCCGCTGGTACGGCCCGGCCAGCATGCCCATGACCTCGTGCGAGATCGACGCGCGCGTGGGCGGCCGGTTCCGCTACGTGTTCCCCGCCCCGCAGGGCGAGATCGCGTTCAGCGGCGAATACCTGGAACTGCAGCGCCCGTCGCGCATCGTGAACACCTGGCTGTTCGAGCCCATGCCCGGAACCGACACGGTGGAAACCGCCACGCTGGAAGAAGAGGATGGCACCACGATCCTCACCATCCGCGCCGCGTTCCAGCGGCCGGAGCACCTGCGGGGCTGGGCCGGGAGCGGCGGATACCCGGGAATGGCCGAGGCTCACGAGCGCCTGCGCACGCTCGTCCACGAACTCGCCGCGGCCCGGCCGGGCTGA
- a CDS encoding DNA-binding protein — MTADVTESDLPTTFGAPARRALVNAGITRLEQLSRVSERELLKLHGMGPRAVRLLRDILAGHGLGFADAGTIADATTSQSTENA; from the coding sequence ATGACCGCTGACGTCACGGAAAGCGATCTTCCCACCACGTTCGGCGCGCCGGCCCGCAGGGCACTGGTGAACGCCGGGATCACGCGGCTGGAGCAGCTTTCGCGCGTGAGCGAGCGCGAGCTGCTGAAGCTGCACGGCATGGGTCCAAGGGCGGTGCGCCTGCTGCGCGACATTCTCGCGGGGCACGGCCTGGGCTTCGCCGACGCGGGGACGATCGCGGACGCCACAACTTCCCAATCCACCGAGAACGCTTGA